In a single window of the Candidatus Zixiibacteriota bacterium genome:
- a CDS encoding xanthine dehydrogenase family protein subunit M, which produces MKPAPFDYLPAKSLDEALEALGRNPRGAKLIAGGQSLVPMLNLRLLRPALLVDLNGVPGLDGIAEVPGGLVVGAATRQSAVERSAVVREKCPVLPEAIRHIGHAAIRHRGTIGGSLAHADPAAELPAVALALDAELEIARNGASRTVPAHDFFVDYLTTVLRPEEILLRIRFPALGPRSAGAVEEIARRRGDFAIAGVVTVVELDGAGRIARACVALFGVAPVPVRARAVESALAGGRPGPAQIREAAALVDAAIDPPSDIHASSAYRRRVASVLTARALGRALERAEGGAP; this is translated from the coding sequence GTGAAACCCGCCCCTTTCGACTATCTCCCGGCGAAAAGCCTGGACGAGGCGCTCGAGGCCCTCGGGAGGAACCCTCGCGGCGCGAAGCTGATCGCCGGCGGGCAGAGCCTGGTCCCGATGCTCAACCTGCGCCTCCTGCGGCCGGCGCTGCTCGTTGATCTCAACGGCGTTCCCGGCCTCGACGGCATCGCCGAAGTCCCCGGCGGGCTGGTGGTCGGAGCGGCAACGCGGCAGAGCGCGGTGGAGCGCTCAGCCGTCGTGCGGGAGAAGTGTCCGGTGCTCCCGGAGGCGATCCGCCACATCGGCCATGCGGCGATCCGTCATCGCGGCACGATCGGCGGCAGCCTGGCGCACGCGGATCCGGCGGCGGAGCTTCCGGCCGTTGCGCTGGCGCTCGACGCCGAGCTCGAGATCGCCCGCAACGGCGCTTCGCGGACGGTGCCGGCGCACGACTTTTTCGTCGACTATCTGACCACGGTGCTCCGGCCCGAAGAGATCCTGCTCCGCATTCGTTTCCCGGCCCTGGGGCCGCGGAGCGCCGGCGCCGTCGAGGAGATCGCCCGGCGCCGCGGCGACTTCGCCATCGCCGGCGTGGTGACGGTGGTCGAGCTCGACGGCGCCGGCAGGATTGCCCGCGCGTGCGTTGCGCTTTTCGGCGTTGCGCCGGTCCCGGTGCGCGCCCGCGCCGTGGAGTCCGCGCTCGCCGGCGGGCGGCCGGGTCCGGCGCAGATCCGCGAGGCGGCGGCCCTGGTCGATGCCGCCATCGATCCGCCCTCGGATATTCACGCTTCGAGCGCGTACCGGCGGCGGGTGGCGAGCGTGCTCACCGCGAGAGCTCTCGGGCGCGCGCTGGAGCGGGCGGAGGGTGGCGCTCCATGA
- a CDS encoding (2Fe-2S)-binding protein: MRPVRTIEIVANGRRYREAVEPRLSLADFLRDRLGLTGTHLGCEQGVCGSCTVLLDGKTVRSCLVLAVQADGRSVTTVEGLAGGPEDPGGLHPVQRAFLEAAAFQCGYCTPGFLLTVDELLRENPAPSEEEIRERLSGNLCRCTGYQHIVDAALRAAARPRPEQNHGGHPAP, from the coding sequence ATGAGACCCGTACGGACCATAGAGATCGTCGCCAACGGCAGGCGCTACAGGGAGGCGGTCGAGCCGCGGCTTTCACTGGCGGACTTTCTGCGCGACCGGCTCGGGCTGACCGGGACACACCTCGGCTGCGAGCAGGGAGTTTGCGGCAGCTGCACGGTGCTCCTGGACGGCAAGACCGTCCGCTCCTGCCTCGTGCTCGCGGTGCAGGCCGACGGGCGATCGGTCACCACCGTGGAAGGGCTGGCGGGAGGGCCGGAAGATCCCGGCGGGCTGCACCCGGTCCAGCGGGCCTTCCTGGAGGCGGCCGCATTTCAGTGCGGCTACTGCACGCCGGGCTTTCTCCTGACAGTCGACGAGCTCCTGCGCGAGAACCCGGCGCCTTCGGAAGAGGAGATCCGCGAGCGGCTGAGCGGCAATCTCTGCCGCTGCACCGGCTACCAGCACATCGTCGACGCGGCGCTGCGGGCGGCCGCGCGCCCGCGCCCGGAGCAAAACCATGGCGGTCATCCTGCGCCTTAA
- a CDS encoding ABC transporter ATP-binding protein, producing MAVILRLKDVRKVWRIERTNEEVVALAGIDLEVSQGEFLVLVGPSGCGKSTLLQIIAGLETAAGGTVEILRAADGQKQTGMVFQEYALFPWRTVLENIAFGPEARGIPRAEREANARRLIDLVHLKGFESRYPHELSGGMRQRVALARALANDPAILLFDEPLASLDAQTRRVLQAELVRIWQETRRTFIYVTHALEEAVLLGDRVVLFTARPGRIKEIVPVRLPRPRSITGRAEAELLEYLSEQIREEVERSLRAEGLA from the coding sequence ATGGCGGTCATCCTGCGCCTTAAGGACGTCCGCAAGGTCTGGCGCATCGAGCGGACCAACGAGGAGGTCGTGGCGCTCGCCGGCATCGACCTCGAGGTCTCGCAGGGAGAATTCCTCGTTCTGGTCGGGCCGTCGGGTTGCGGCAAATCGACCCTGCTGCAGATCATCGCCGGGCTGGAGACGGCGGCCGGCGGAACCGTGGAGATCCTCCGGGCGGCGGACGGGCAGAAGCAAACCGGCATGGTTTTCCAGGAGTATGCGCTCTTCCCGTGGCGTACGGTGCTGGAGAACATCGCCTTCGGTCCCGAGGCTCGCGGTATCCCGCGCGCCGAGCGCGAGGCCAACGCCCGCAGGCTCATCGACCTCGTCCATCTCAAGGGCTTCGAGAGCCGCTATCCGCACGAGCTTTCCGGGGGCATGCGCCAGCGGGTCGCGCTCGCCCGGGCGCTGGCCAACGATCCGGCGATTCTGCTGTTCGACGAGCCGCTCGCATCGCTCGACGCTCAGACGCGCAGGGTGCTGCAGGCCGAGCTGGTCCGGATCTGGCAGGAAACCAGGCGGACCTTCATCTACGTCACCCATGCTCTCGAGGAGGCCGTGCTGCTCGGCGACCGGGTCGTGCTCTTCACGGCGCGCCCGGGCCGCATCAAGGAAATCGTGCCGGTCCGCCTGCCGCGGCCGCGCAGCATCACGGGCCGCGCGGAAGCCGAGCTGCTCGAGTATCTCTCGGAGCAGATCCGCGAGGAGGTGGAGCGCTCGCTGCGGGCGGAAGGGCTGGCGTGA
- a CDS encoding ABC transporter permease has translation MGKRYRPLRIVSPIAFLGLWEIAVRLADIDQLLIPSPVSVVRTMFDLTIDGRLPWAIGVSLVRVLQGFVYGAALGIVVGLLVGWFRAVEDAVDPLVAAIYPIPKSALFPLFILWFGLGETSKVMTIMIGVLFLVLINTVTGVKSLDPVLLKAARDLGANQRQIFTKVVIPGALPNIFTGLRLGAGMALILVFITEIEATREGLGFLLWESYQLLLVKQVFGCTIAFGILGILSTWSLQWLERACCPWRRV, from the coding sequence ATGGGAAAACGTTATCGGCCGCTTCGGATCGTTTCGCCGATCGCCTTTCTCGGCCTCTGGGAAATCGCCGTTCGACTGGCGGACATCGATCAGCTGCTGATCCCGTCCCCGGTTTCCGTCGTGCGCACCATGTTCGACCTCACGATCGACGGCCGGCTGCCCTGGGCGATCGGCGTAAGCCTCGTGCGCGTGCTGCAGGGTTTCGTCTACGGCGCCGCGCTGGGGATCGTGGTGGGACTTCTGGTCGGCTGGTTCCGGGCCGTCGAGGACGCCGTCGACCCGCTGGTCGCCGCGATCTACCCGATTCCCAAATCGGCCCTTTTCCCCCTCTTCATCCTGTGGTTCGGTCTCGGCGAGACCTCCAAGGTGATGACGATCATGATCGGCGTGCTGTTCCTGGTGCTCATCAACACCGTGACGGGCGTGAAGTCGCTGGATCCCGTGCTGCTCAAGGCGGCGCGCGATCTCGGCGCGAACCAGCGCCAGATCTTCACCAAGGTCGTGATTCCCGGCGCGTTGCCGAACATCTTCACCGGGCTGAGGCTCGGCGCGGGCATGGCGCTGATTCTCGTCTTCATCACCGAAATCGAGGCGACCCGCGAGGGTCTGGGTTTTCTGCTCTGGGAGTCTTATCAACTGTTGCTGGTCAAGCAGGTGTTCGGCTGCACGATCGCGTTCGGCATCCTCGGCATCCTGAGCACCTGGAGCCTGCAGTGGCTGGAGCGAGCCTGCTGCCCCTGGCGGCGGGTCTGA
- a CDS encoding amidohydrolase family protein — MAERPLVVQGGKLIDGTGRRPVENAAIVIRGGRFQAVGRTGDVPIPPDAEVIDVRGKTILPGFIDGHGHLEDFHGELYLHLGITTCASIELYQDGPWTRAQKQGTDLGKIRGPRIWMSGRAIGAPGTGHDAFGSRTLRDNIIVTTPDEVRAAVRRKKELGCDILKVNEFLSMELLKVAVEEAHRLDMPVAAHSWDAVGSSRAGVDAIEHIWSVGYSSIPYVPARRKLAEDRLGGVIDQELAGAYYQTENYGAVIAAMVEHGVAFTPTIAKWLRPLSPSAERFRARENQILSHPEADLPASVRAVTENAYDKLLKRYTPEQLAQARVGYEKANEFIRRFVEAGGLLKEGSDPPRGMAALLMHEALVMDVEAGVPPLTAIQAATLNVAKAFKKDRDYGSVEPGKVADLSIVEGDPLQDIWATQNVKMVVMDGKVIDIEFHRYKNPIPSFYSYQSLPLDLEVSPLFLVEGTGPTTLRVRSKGGMWPFHRVLLNGRPLPTSFVSKNELKAVIAPEAIPTAGTYIVTLKCEGETLPESHRAHLVVGFKP; from the coding sequence ATGGCGGAACGACCTCTGGTCGTGCAGGGAGGAAAGCTGATCGACGGGACCGGACGGCGCCCGGTCGAAAACGCGGCGATCGTGATCCGCGGCGGCCGGTTTCAGGCGGTCGGAAGAACGGGAGACGTCCCGATTCCGCCCGACGCCGAGGTGATCGACGTCCGGGGCAAGACCATTCTCCCGGGCTTCATCGACGGCCACGGCCATCTGGAAGATTTCCACGGCGAGCTCTACCTCCATCTGGGGATCACCACCTGCGCCTCGATCGAGCTCTACCAGGACGGTCCCTGGACGCGGGCGCAAAAGCAGGGAACCGACCTGGGGAAGATCCGCGGCCCGCGCATCTGGATGTCCGGCCGGGCGATCGGCGCGCCGGGCACCGGACACGACGCCTTCGGCTCGCGTACGCTTCGCGACAACATCATCGTGACCACCCCCGACGAGGTGCGCGCCGCCGTGAGGCGGAAAAAAGAGCTCGGCTGCGACATCCTCAAGGTCAACGAGTTCCTTTCCATGGAGCTGTTGAAGGTGGCGGTGGAGGAGGCGCACCGGCTCGACATGCCCGTGGCCGCCCACAGCTGGGACGCGGTCGGCTCGTCGCGGGCGGGCGTCGACGCTATCGAGCACATCTGGTCGGTCGGCTACAGCTCCATTCCCTACGTGCCCGCCCGACGCAAGCTCGCCGAGGATCGGCTGGGCGGGGTGATCGACCAGGAGCTCGCCGGCGCCTACTACCAGACGGAAAACTACGGCGCGGTGATCGCGGCCATGGTCGAGCACGGCGTCGCGTTCACGCCCACGATCGCCAAGTGGCTGCGTCCCCTTTCGCCGAGCGCGGAACGCTTCCGGGCCCGCGAGAACCAGATCCTGAGCCATCCGGAGGCCGACCTGCCCGCCTCGGTGCGCGCCGTGACCGAGAACGCTTACGACAAGCTGCTCAAGCGCTACACCCCCGAGCAGCTCGCGCAGGCGCGGGTCGGCTACGAAAAGGCGAACGAGTTCATCCGCCGTTTCGTCGAAGCCGGCGGCCTGCTGAAGGAAGGCTCCGACCCGCCTCGCGGGATGGCCGCCTTGCTGATGCACGAGGCGCTGGTGATGGACGTCGAGGCGGGCGTGCCGCCGCTGACCGCGATCCAGGCGGCAACCCTCAACGTGGCGAAGGCCTTCAAAAAGGACAGGGATTACGGCAGCGTCGAGCCGGGCAAGGTGGCCGACCTTTCCATCGTCGAGGGCGACCCGCTCCAGGACATCTGGGCCACGCAAAACGTGAAGATGGTGGTCATGGACGGAAAGGTAATCGATATCGAGTTCCACCGCTACAAGAACCCGATTCCTTCGTTCTACTCGTACCAGAGCCTCCCGCTCGACCTCGAGGTCTCTCCTTTGTTTCTCGTCGAGGGGACGGGCCCGACGACGCTGCGCGTGCGCTCGAAAGGAGGCATGTGGCCGTTTCACCGCGTCCTGCTGAACGGCCGGCCGCTGCCGACGAGCTTCGTCTCGAAAAACGAGCTGAAGGCCGTGATCGCGCCCGAAGCGATCCCGACGGCGGGCACTTACATCGTCACCCTGAAGTGCGAAGGAGAAACTCTTCCCGAGTCGCACCGGGCCCATCTGGTCGTCGGTTTCAAACCCTAG
- a CDS encoding aldo/keto reductase, producing the protein MKLTIDTKLNLNDGHSIPRLGLGVWQIRAGRSCEAAVLAALEAGYRHIDTASFYGNEESVGSAVRKSGIPREQIFVTTKLWNSDHGNPERAFDASLRRLGLDYVDLYLIHYPVRERRQSWRVLERLREKGKARSIGVSNFTARHLTELLAGSTTVPAVNQVELHPYLYQKELIDFCRERKIAVEAYSPLTHGERLNDPRLAAVAARYSSGRSGKTKSPAQVLIRWALQHDLVVIPKSAERERIFENADVFDFEISPEDMRLLDGLNENLRTCWDPTHAP; encoded by the coding sequence ATGAAGCTTACGATCGATACGAAGCTGAACCTCAACGACGGTCATTCGATTCCCCGGCTCGGGCTCGGCGTGTGGCAGATCCGCGCGGGGCGATCGTGCGAAGCCGCGGTGCTCGCGGCCCTGGAAGCGGGGTACCGCCACATCGACACGGCGTCCTTCTACGGCAACGAGGAGAGCGTCGGAAGCGCCGTCAGAAAGAGCGGGATTCCGCGGGAGCAGATCTTCGTCACCACCAAGCTCTGGAACAGCGACCACGGAAATCCCGAGCGCGCCTTCGACGCGAGCCTGCGCCGGCTCGGCCTCGACTACGTCGATCTCTATCTGATTCACTATCCCGTGCGCGAGCGGCGGCAGAGCTGGCGTGTGCTCGAGCGGCTGCGCGAGAAGGGCAAGGCGCGCTCGATCGGCGTCAGCAACTTCACCGCGAGGCACCTGACCGAGCTGCTTGCCGGGTCGACGACGGTCCCCGCCGTGAACCAGGTCGAGCTCCACCCCTACCTCTATCAGAAGGAACTGATCGATTTCTGCCGGGAGAGGAAGATCGCCGTCGAGGCGTACAGTCCACTGACGCACGGCGAGCGGCTGAACGATCCGAGGCTCGCCGCGGTCGCCGCCCGGTACTCGTCGGGCCGCAGCGGGAAGACGAAATCGCCCGCTCAGGTCCTCATTCGCTGGGCGCTGCAGCACGACCTCGTCGTGATTCCCAAGTCGGCCGAGCGCGAGCGCATCTTCGAGAACGCCGACGTTTTCGATTTCGAGATCAGCCCGGAGGACATGCGGCTCCTCGACGGCCTGAACGAAAACCTCAGGACCTGCTGGGATCCGACGCACGCGCCGTAA
- a CDS encoding cupin domain-containing protein, which translates to MPVKVMRIEDAPIRIMRWNRGKALRLVDEADGAKNVDVHINLINVDSGPGPTHYHAKAENVYVVLEGTVEAIVEGKKYRLGPGEVAFIPPGVRHAAGNCGDTVARVLEIYAPAGEDFHIVDDSENR; encoded by the coding sequence ATGCCGGTCAAGGTGATGCGGATCGAGGATGCGCCGATCAGGATCATGCGCTGGAACCGGGGCAAGGCGCTCCGGCTGGTGGACGAGGCCGACGGCGCGAAGAACGTCGACGTGCACATCAATCTCATCAACGTCGACTCCGGTCCGGGGCCGACTCACTACCACGCGAAGGCCGAAAACGTCTACGTGGTTCTCGAGGGAACCGTCGAGGCGATCGTCGAGGGCAAGAAATACCGGCTCGGCCCGGGAGAGGTCGCCTTCATTCCGCCCGGCGTGAGGCACGCCGCCGGCAACTGCGGCGACACCGTCGCCCGCGTGCTGGAGATCTACGCGCCCGCCGGCGAGGACTTTCACATCGTCGACGACTCCGAGAACCGCTGA